CGTGTAAATTTCGCAGGCATCGGCCCGCAAGGCCGCCGCCAAGGCCACCGCCGACGTGTCCGAGCCGCCGCGCCCCAGGGTAGTAATTTCCAAATCATCGGCATTCGAGATCCCTTGGAAGCCCGCCGCCACCACCACTTTGCCCTCATCGAGGTGGCGACGCAGCCGATCGGGATCAATGCTCAAAATCCGCGCCCGCGTGTGGGACGCTTCCGTGACGATCCCAATTTGCGCACCGGTCAGGGAAATCGCCGGTTGCCCCGCCGCCTGCAGCGCCATGCTCAACAGGGCGATCGACACCTGCTCCCCGGTCGAAAGCAGCATATCCATTTCCCGGCGGCTGGGCTGATCGCTAATTTCCCGCGCTAAGGCCACCAGCCCATCGGTGGTTTTGCCCATGGCCGAAACCACCACCACCACGGAGTTTCCCGCTTTCACCGTGTCGATCACCCGAGCCGCCACGGACTGAATCCGCTCGATCGAGCCAACCGATGTACCGCCATATTTCTGAACGATCGTTGCCATTGGTCTTTGCCCCCACAACCGCTAAAGGTGCAAAAAACTTTACCGGAAACCGTCGCCGGCCGCCGCTGCCCCGTCTGCGATCGCGGCTACGGTTTGCCCAGGTTTCCGATTCTTTTTGGTTTTTTGACCATCTCGATCGAGGTCGGGATCAGCTCAAAATGGGCCTTTCAACTGGGCAATGATACGTCTTCGTACAAATCGCTGATCATTCCTTGCCAATCGATGCTGTGGAAAAACACGCGATCGCCCGGGCCATACCACTCCAAAACCCATCGATTATTGTCATCGCGGCGAAAGCACTCCACTCGCATCTTGTCCTGACTAATTAGCACATATTCTCTCAGGCTTTCTAAAGCAGAATAGTTAAAGAATTTCTCACCGCGATCACGCAGCTCCGTGCTATCGGAAAGCACTTCAAGAATTAATTTAGGAAAGCATTTGTAATAATCTGTGTTTTGGTCGCGCGGATCACGGGTGACGAGTAAATCAGGATAGTAAAAGCAATTGTGGCGATCGACTCGCACTTTCATATCACCGGTAAATAGCTGACAACCTTGCTGGCGAACAGATTTCAGGAGCAGCGCCGTTAAGGTTGCCACGATCGTGCAATGGGCACTACTCGCACCCGCCATCGCTACAATTTCTCCATCAATATAGTCATGCTTTTGGGTGGATTTTGCCTCCTGTTGTAAATAGTCATCGGGGCTAAGGAAATATAAATCCTGTTGAGCAATCATGGACTTGTTAATTTCTCCTGATCAATTGCTTTCAGTGCGACATCGATCCTAACTTCAGTGTAGCAATGCGGTTGAATGAGCTGCATATTTGAGAGTGAGTGTCGTCTTAAACTCTCGAATTTTTAGAATCAAGTAATTTGAGATTATGGATAGCCATAGGGTAATAAAAGACCAGGAATTTTTATAAACTCCACTGTCTGGGCTTCGTCGTCAAAAATGCCATATCGCAGAAACCAGCCACCGCCGCGAGGATAGCCCACAGCTCCAAAACAAATCACATACCGATTACGAGGATCAAGCGAATAACAGCCAACATCAACAAAATGGCTAGTGCTGTTAGCATATTCATCGCAATCTGCGCTAAACAGAGCAGGAAAATGATTGTGGCCAATAAAAATGAAGCGATACTCGGTTTCGTCAAAAATATTCCAGGCTTCGATACTAGTCGAGACTCGTTTTGGTGTTTTGCGTGGTGAAATGTGTGTAAAAACGATGGATTCTTCCACAAAGGTAGTAGGCAGTTTTTGCAACCACTGAAAGTTGTCAGGCTGTAAATCGCAGTTGTTGTAGTCATCATGGTTGCCTCGAATAGTGAGAATGTTGTTGGTTTTGAGGAAGGTGACAACTTGGTCGTTGTAATCACCACCTTCGACCACATCTCCTAGGCAAATGATGCGATCGACCTGCATGGTGTTGATGTGATCGCAAACGATTTTTAAGCCATCCCAGTGACCATGAATATCGGAAATGATTGCAGTTCTCACCATTTGCAAATCACCTACTGCGCCAACAGCTTACTAGCTTCAAGATACCCAAACTGAATTACAGATTGATCGACGGT
This sequence is a window from Limnothrix sp. FACHB-406. Protein-coding genes within it:
- a CDS encoding Uma2 family endonuclease, which translates into the protein MIAQQDLYFLSPDDYLQQEAKSTQKHDYIDGEIVAMAGASSAHCTIVATLTALLLKSVRQQGCQLFTGDMKVRVDRHNCFYYPDLLVTRDPRDQNTDYYKCFPKLILEVLSDSTELRDRGEKFFNYSALESLREYVLISQDKMRVECFRRDDNNRWVLEWYGPGDRVFFHSIDWQGMISDLYEDVSLPS
- a CDS encoding metallophosphoesterase; its protein translation is MVRTAIISDIHGHWDGLKIVCDHINTMQVDRIICLGDVVEGGDYNDQVVTFLKTNNILTIRGNHDDYNNCDLQPDNFQWLQKLPTTFVEESIVFTHISPRKTPKRVSTSIEAWNIFDETEYRFIFIGHNHFPALFSADCDEYANSTSHFVDVGCYSLDPRNRYVICFGAVGYPRGGGWFLRYGIFDDEAQTVEFIKIPGLLLPYGYP